A single region of the Brassica rapa cultivar Chiifu-401-42 chromosome A03, CAAS_Brap_v3.01, whole genome shotgun sequence genome encodes:
- the LOC103856039 gene encoding uncharacterized protein LOC103856039 — translation MGHINEQIIGLQKPITISSRPITTSLRNETEVGCRRRVRDDGMQTGNCFRCRRTGHWISDCPLKSNADDDPPPPSIHCPCGGGLCETKLSNTHENPGRRFYKCPAAQKCTFFKWCDKATDEDIRFRPAFTIPDCPCGSGPCRRVVADSGRAYLQCGVKKGFGACGFFKWVDDVEVRCDAADEIGFWEEADLVLSDVESSFLAAAAGVPENTEDNSSVSDVHSAPAAVNQGILMSDPVVIEQLHGDCALSKRSVEEEATSGLGRDTVSNGSVAKREMICYEQPVEEAEWSFPDLDDLMEQYNSEKLQLESVSAKHAQVLSEFMSSYSRLRLLHEKTGNLRKLLLETEKEMACCEAEALELGASCREVAGEMAEAQNRMQVMAAILGDEVELLKQKEFVGRKRRRC, via the exons ATGGGCCACATCAACGAGCAAATCATTGGGCTTCAAAAACCAATTACCATAAGCTCAAGGCCCATAACAACATCATTGAGAAATGAGACGGAGGTTGGATGTCGCCGACGAGTGCGTGACGACGGGATGCAAACCGGCAACTGCTTCCGCTGCCGTCGAACCGGCCACTGGATCAGCGACTGCCCTCTCAAATCCAACGCCGACGACGATCCTCCTCCACCGTCGATCCACTGCCCTTGCGGCGGAGGTCTCTGCGAAACCAAGCTCTCGAACACTCACGAGAATCCCGGAAGAAGATTCTACAAATGCCCTGCT GCTCAGAAGTGCACTTTCTTCAAGTGGTGTGACAAAGCAACCGACGAAGATATCAGATTCCGCCCCGCCTTCACCATCCCCGATTGCCCCTGCGGCTCTGGACCTTGCCGGAGAGTCGTGGCTGATTCTGGACGAGCTTACTTGCAATGTGGCGtcaaaaag ggttttggggCTTGTGGATTCTTCAAATGGGTGGATGATGTTGAGGTGAGGTGTGATGCAGCTGATGAGATTGGTTTCTGGGAGGAAGCTGATCTTGTTTTGAGCGATGTGGAGAGCAGCTTCCTGGCTGCTGCTGCTGGTGTACCGGAGAATACAGAGGATAACTCTTCTGTTTCTGATGTACATTCTGCTCCTGCTGCTGTGAACCAAG GTATCCTTATGTCTGATCCGGTTGTGATTGAGCAACTACATGGTGATTGTGCTCTTTCCAAGCGTAGTGTGGAGGAAGAAGCAACGAGTGGTTTGGGAAGAGATACGGTCTCTAATGGTTCCGTTGCGAAACGTGAGATGATATGCTATGAGCAACCTGTTGAAGAAGCTGAGTGGTCATTCCCCGATTTGGATGACCTAATGGAGCAGTACAACTCAGAGAAGCTTCAGCTGGAGAGTGTTTCAGCGAAACATGCACAAGTGTTGAGTGAGTTTATGAGTTCATACAGTCGGTTAAGGTTACTTCATGAGAAAACTGGTAATCTGAGGAAACTGTTGCTTGAGACGGAGAAGGAGATGGCTTGTTGTGAGGCCGAGGCATTGGAGCTTGGAGCGAGTTGCCGGGAAGTGGCTGGAGAGATGGCTGAGGCTCAGAATAGGATGCAGGTGATGGCAGCGATACTAGGAGATGAAGTGGAATTGTTGAAGCAGAAAGAGTTTGTTGgtaggaagagaagaagatgttaA
- the LOC103856040 gene encoding chalcone synthase 3 has product MVMSRPSSSLDEIRKAQRADGPAGILAIGTANPANHVIQAEYPDYYFRITNSEHMTDLKEKFKRMCDKSMIRKRHMHLTEEFLKENPNMCAYMAPSLDVRQDIVVVEVPKLGKEAAVKAIKEWGQPKSKITHVVFCTTSGVDMPGADYQLTKLLGLRPSVKRLMMYQQGCFAGGTVLRLAKDLAENNRGARVLVVCSEITAVTFRGPSDTHLDSLVGQALFSDGAAALIVGSDPDASVGEKPIFEMVSAAQTILPDSDGAIDGHLREVGLTFHLLKDVPGLISKNIEKSLEEAFKPLGISDWNSLFWIAHPGGPAILDEVEKKLGLKAEKMRATRQVLSEYGNMSSACVLFILDEMRRKSAKDGVATTGEGLEWGVLFGFGPGLTVETVVLHSVPV; this is encoded by the exons ATGGTGATGAGTAGGCCGTCATCATCGTTGGATGAGATCAGAAAGGCACAAAGAGCTGATGGTCCCGCAGGTATCTTGGCTATAGGCACGGCCAACCCTGCGAACCATGTGATCCAAGCGGAGTATCCAGACTACTACTTCCGCATCACCAACAGTGAACACATGACTGACCTCAAGGAGAAGTTCAAGCGCATGT GTGACAAGTCGATGATAAGGAAACGACACATGCACCTAACCGAGGAGTTCTTGAAGGAGAATCCCAACATGTGCGCCTACATGGCTCCTTCTCTCGACGTCAGACAAGACATTGTGGTTGTTGAAGTCCCTAAGCTAGGCAAGGAGGCGGCAGTGAAGGCCATTAAGGAGTGGGGTCAGCCTAAGTCCAAGATCACACACGTTGTCTTCTGCACCACCTCAGGAGTCGACATGCCTGGTGCTGACTACCAGCTCACCAAGCTCCTTGGTCTTCGTCCTTCCGTCAAACGTCTCATGATGTACCAGCAAGGTTGCTTCGCAGGCGGCACTGTCCTCCGTCTCGCCAAGGACCTCGCTGAGAACAACCGTGGCGCACGTGTCCTCGTTGTCTGCTCCGAGATCACAGCCGTCACCTTCCGTGGTCCCTCTGACACTCACCTTGACTCCCTCGTTGGACAGGCTCTCTTTAGTGATGGAGCCGCTGCGCTTATCGTTGGTTCGGATCCTGATGCTTCCGTGGGGGAGAAGCCAATCTTTGAGATGGTGTCTGCGGCTCAGACCATTCTTCCCGACTCGGATGGAGCCATAGATGGACACTTGAGGGAAGTGGGACTCACCTTCCATCTCCTCAAGGACGTCCCTGGGCTCATCTCCAAGAACATAGAGAAGAGTCTTGAAGAAGCGTTTAAACCGCTAGGGATAAGTGACTGGAACTCCCTCTTTTGGATAGCTCACCCTGGTGGTCCAGCGATACTTGACGAGGTTGAGAAGAAGCTAGGACTCAAGGCAGAGAAGATGAGAGCCACGCGTCAGGTGTTGAGTGAGTACGGAAACATGTCGAGCGCGTGCGTTCTCTTTATATTGGATGAGATGAGGAGGAAGTCAGCGAAAGATGGTGTGGCCACGACGGGAGAAGGTCTGGAGTGGGGTGTCTTGTTTGGTTTCGGACCAGGTCTCACCGTAGAGACTGTTGTCTTGCACAGCGTTCCTGTTTGA